In Oryza brachyantha chromosome 1, ObraRS2, whole genome shotgun sequence, the following are encoded in one genomic region:
- the LOC102706146 gene encoding uncharacterized protein LOC102706146 isoform X2, with translation MGGASSLKRLALPAAVLLLLLAAYRPFLPGLLEAPFRAPVLPRDLLPLLPWPVAQPLLRRLALRGAADLLPAFVGVAREPSDGDAPAAGWKGACFYENRAWMEFHNGTEGGLGGGTLHLETNKAHSWTCIDLYVFATPYRVTWDYYFVGREHTLDFKEWESEAEYEYVKRKGVSIFLMPSGTIGTLRALWDVFPLFTNTQWGENANLAFLKKHMGATFEERPKPWVSELNPDDIHSGDFLVLSKIRGRWGGFETLEKWVTGAYAGHTAVCLRDSEGKLWVGESGHENEQGEDIIAILSWEEWWDFEVTKDDSNPQIALLPLHPDLRAKFNETAAWEYAKSMDGKPYGYHNMIFSWIDTISDNYPPPLDAHVVASVMTMWNKLQPEYAANMWEEALNKRLGTKGLDLPEIIVESEKRGTTFDKLLTIPEQDKWVYTDGQSASCVAYVLMMYKDAGLFDPISNSIEVTEFTIKDAYSLNFFEDNMTRLPVWCNKDDSVELPFCQIKGRYRMELPGYNTMQPYAHMNEKCPSLPPNYNRPENC, from the exons ATGGGAGGAGCCTCCAGCCTCAAGCGCCTCGCCCTCCCTGCcgctgtcctcctcctcctcctcgccgcctacCGGCCCTTCCTCCCGGGCCTCCTGGAGGCGCCCTTCCGCGCCCCCGTCCTCCCGCGcgacctcctccccctcctgcCCTGGCCGGTGGCGCAgccgctgctccgccgcctcgcgctgcGCGGCGCTGCCGACCTCCTCCCGGCCTTCGTCGGCGTCGCGCGGGAGCCAAGTGATGGcgacgcccccgccgccggttgGAAGGGCGCCTGCTTCTACGAGAACCGGGCGTGGATGGAGTTCCACAACGGGACCGAGGGCGGCCTTGGTGGTGGTACGCTCCATCTCGAG ACAAACAAAGCTCACAGCTGGACCTGCATAGACCTATATGTGTTTGCAACACCATACCGTGTTACCTGGGATTACTACTTTGTCGGTCGAGAACATACCCTTGATTTCAAAGAATGGGAAAGCGAGGCTGAGTATGAATAC GTAAAACGCAAAGGAGTATCCATCTTCCTCATGCCATCTGGAACGATTGGAACACTTAGAGCACTCTGGGATGTTTTCCCCCTGTTTACAAACACTCAATGGGGTGAGAATGCAAATCTTGCATTTCTAAAGAAGCATATGGGTGCAACCTTCGAGGAACGTCCAAAACCTTGGGTGTCAGAATTAAATCCTGATGATATCCACTCTGgagattttttggttttatcaAAAATTCGTGGTCGTTGGGGTGGTTTTGAAACCCTAGAAAAGTGGGTTACTGGAGCTTATGCTGGCCATACCGCAGTTTGCCTCAGGGACTCTGAAGGAAAGCTTTGGGTTGGGGAATCTGGTCATGAGAATGAACAG GGAGAAGATATTATTGCTATCTTGTCATGGGAAGAATGGTGGGACTTTGAAGTAACAAAGGATGATTCGAACCCTCAGATTGCGTTGTTACCTTTGCATCCAGATTTGCGTGCAAAATTTAACGAGACAGCAGCTTGGGAATATGCAAAAAGCATGGATGGGAAACCTTATGGGTACcacaatatgatttttagttGGATCGATACCATAAGTGATAACTATCCACCGCCGTTAGATGCTCATGTG GTTGCTTCTGTTATGACTATGTGGAACAAACTTCAACCGGAGTATGCTGCTAACATGTGGGAAGAAGCCCTTAACAAACGGCTTGGAACTAAG GGTCTTGACCTACCTGAAATTATAGTGGAATCAGAGAAGCGTGGGACAACATTTGACAAATTGCTAACAATTCCTGAGCAAGATAAATGGGTCTATACTGATGGTCAGTCCGCATCATGTGTGGCTTATGTCCTTATGATGTACAAAGATGCTGGACTCTTTGACCCAATTTCCAACTCTATAGAAGTTACTGAATTCACT ATAAAAGATGCTTACAGTCTCAATTTTTTTGAGGACAACATGACACGGCTTCCAGTTTGGTGCAACAAAGATGACAGTGTTGAACTTCCCTTTTGCCAAATAAAGGGCAGATATCGAATGGAGCTGCCTGGATATAACACCATGCAACCATATGctcacatgaatgaaaaatgtCCTTCTCTACCTCCGAACTATAACAGGCCAGAAAACTGCTGA
- the LOC102706146 gene encoding uncharacterized protein LOC102706146 isoform X1, protein MAKNSTLVAAALLLVAASLAAGLLYSAAGGSGGAGDVNMLGGVPWPSLPFSPMDALPLLPRTAAMAALRALRGVSDIFPVFVGAALARPGAVSSPLEWKGACFYENEAWLVFHNDSGSKYGGGTLHIKTNKAHSWTCIDLYVFATPYRVTWDYYFVGREHTLDFKEWESEAEYEYVKRKGVSIFLMPSGTIGTLRALWDVFPLFTNTQWGENANLAFLKKHMGATFEERPKPWVSELNPDDIHSGDFLVLSKIRGRWGGFETLEKWVTGAYAGHTAVCLRDSEGKLWVGESGHENEQGEDIIAILSWEEWWDFEVTKDDSNPQIALLPLHPDLRAKFNETAAWEYAKSMDGKPYGYHNMIFSWIDTISDNYPPPLDAHVVASVMTMWNKLQPEYAANMWEEALNKRLGTKGLDLPEIIVESEKRGTTFDKLLTIPEQDKWVYTDGQSASCVAYVLMMYKDAGLFDPISNSIEVTEFTIKDAYSLNFFEDNMTRLPVWCNKDDSVELPFCQIKGRYRMELPGYNTMQPYAHMNEKCPSLPPNYNRPENC, encoded by the exons ATGGCGAAGAACTCCACGCTCGTCGCGGCAGCTCTGCTGCTGGTGGCAGCCTCCCTCGCCGCGGGGCTGCTCTACTcagccgccggcggcagcggcggcgcaggcgatGTCAACATGCTGGGCGGCGTGCCGTGGCCCTCCCTGCCGTTCAGCCCCATGGACGCGCTCCCCCTTCTGCCGCGGaccgcggccatggcggcgctcCGCGCTCTCCGCGGCGTGTCGGACATCTTCCCGGTGTTCGTCGGGGCGGCGCTGGCCAGGCCGGGCGCCGTGAGCTCGCCGCTGGAGTGGAAGGGCGCCTGCTTCTACGAGAACGAGGCGTGGCTGGTCTTCCACAACGACTCCGGCTCCAagtacggcggcggcacgctcCACATCAAG ACAAACAAAGCTCACAGCTGGACCTGCATAGACCTATATGTGTTTGCAACACCATACCGTGTTACCTGGGATTACTACTTTGTCGGTCGAGAACATACCCTTGATTTCAAAGAATGGGAAAGCGAGGCTGAGTATGAATAC GTAAAACGCAAAGGAGTATCCATCTTCCTCATGCCATCTGGAACGATTGGAACACTTAGAGCACTCTGGGATGTTTTCCCCCTGTTTACAAACACTCAATGGGGTGAGAATGCAAATCTTGCATTTCTAAAGAAGCATATGGGTGCAACCTTCGAGGAACGTCCAAAACCTTGGGTGTCAGAATTAAATCCTGATGATATCCACTCTGgagattttttggttttatcaAAAATTCGTGGTCGTTGGGGTGGTTTTGAAACCCTAGAAAAGTGGGTTACTGGAGCTTATGCTGGCCATACCGCAGTTTGCCTCAGGGACTCTGAAGGAAAGCTTTGGGTTGGGGAATCTGGTCATGAGAATGAACAG GGAGAAGATATTATTGCTATCTTGTCATGGGAAGAATGGTGGGACTTTGAAGTAACAAAGGATGATTCGAACCCTCAGATTGCGTTGTTACCTTTGCATCCAGATTTGCGTGCAAAATTTAACGAGACAGCAGCTTGGGAATATGCAAAAAGCATGGATGGGAAACCTTATGGGTACcacaatatgatttttagttGGATCGATACCATAAGTGATAACTATCCACCGCCGTTAGATGCTCATGTG GTTGCTTCTGTTATGACTATGTGGAACAAACTTCAACCGGAGTATGCTGCTAACATGTGGGAAGAAGCCCTTAACAAACGGCTTGGAACTAAG GGTCTTGACCTACCTGAAATTATAGTGGAATCAGAGAAGCGTGGGACAACATTTGACAAATTGCTAACAATTCCTGAGCAAGATAAATGGGTCTATACTGATGGTCAGTCCGCATCATGTGTGGCTTATGTCCTTATGATGTACAAAGATGCTGGACTCTTTGACCCAATTTCCAACTCTATAGAAGTTACTGAATTCACT ATAAAAGATGCTTACAGTCTCAATTTTTTTGAGGACAACATGACACGGCTTCCAGTTTGGTGCAACAAAGATGACAGTGTTGAACTTCCCTTTTGCCAAATAAAGGGCAGATATCGAATGGAGCTGCCTGGATATAACACCATGCAACCATATGctcacatgaatgaaaaatgtCCTTCTCTACCTCCGAACTATAACAGGCCAGAAAACTGCTGA
- the LOC102706426 gene encoding uncharacterized protein LOC102706426, producing the protein MGNCGASQRAVESWADGDEWEEEAAASSSSEDDHRERREHAAEVTIRITKRQLHELMEGKAGHGRSRRSTQQLLADIMNSGEVHHHDQHREAHWKPALQSIPEAVES; encoded by the coding sequence ATGGGAAACTGCGGGGCGTCGCAGCGTGCCGTGGAGTCGtgggccgacggcgacgagtgggaggaggaggcggcggcgtcgtcctcgtcggagGACGACCACCGCGAGAGGAGGGAGCACGCGGCGGAGGTGACCATCAGGATCACCAAGAGGCAGCTGCACGAGCTGATGGAGGGGAAGGCCGGCCACGGGAGGAGCCGGCGGTCGACGCAGCAGCTGCTGGCCGACATCATGAACTCCGGCGAGGTGCACCACCACGACCAGCACAGGGAGGCGCACTGGAAGCCCGCCCTGCAGAGCATTCCGGAGGCCGTGGAGTCATGA
- the LOC102706701 gene encoding uncharacterized protein LOC102706701, whose amino-acid sequence MGNCFKSQRAAASWADDGEWEDEEERQHQLHEMAAAEKMERVEVKIRVTRRQLQELLEKAAGEGKGRPVEKVLAEMISSGKVCYEQEAASRHWRPSLQSIAEADES is encoded by the coding sequence ATGGGGAATTGCTTCAAGTcgcagcgcgccgccgcgtcgtgggccgacgacggcgagtgggaggatgaggaggagcggcagcaTCAGCTACAtgagatggcggcggccgagaAGATGGAGCGGGTGGAGGTGAAGATCAGGGTGACGAGGAGGCAGCTCCAGGAGCTGCTGGAgaaggccgccggcgagggcaaggggcggccggtggagaaGGTGCTGGCCGAGATGATCAGCTCCGGCAAGGTGTGCTACgagcaggaggcggcgagccggcATTGGAGGCCGTCGCTGCAAAGCATAGCGGAGGCTGATGAGTCATGA